The following coding sequences lie in one Gadus morhua chromosome 20, gadMor3.0, whole genome shotgun sequence genomic window:
- the kdm6a gene encoding lysine-specific demethylase 6A isoform X4, which produces MKSCGVSLSAAASAAARSLGAAGDEEKKMASGKANEIEEDFPKLTTQERESLAAIDSSLFGFQGLHEDGARTKALLLKAVSCYDAIILKAEGKVDPEMFCQLGHFNLLLEDYPKALSAYQRYYSLQTDYWKNAAFLYGLGMVYFHYNAFQWAIKSFQEVLYIDPGFSRSKEIHLRLGLMFKVNTDYESSLKHFQLALIDSNLCTLSKAEIQFHIAHLYEIQKKYRTAKEAYESLLQTENLPAQVKATTLQQLGWMHHTVEQLGDKSNKDSYAIQCLQKSLEADPNSGQSWYFLGRCYSSIGKVQDAFISYRQSIDKSEASADTWCSIGVLYQQQNQPMDALQAYICAVQLDHSHAAAWMDLGTLYESCGQSHDAIKCYINATRSKACLNTAALTQRIKLLQAQLCNLQPGSLQSKSKMLPSIEEAWSLPIPAELTSRQGALNTAQTQQACKTEGGQASSSQVDSQASLAKRKRTASPAKGAAAAAAADSWASSPVHQQIPSWYLKPQKLQLLDQLRSNRASLKPPQMQMLEQLENQFSLMQQNQQQMRQQATTAADGQNRPTLPNGPLAETPRPLAGLSRYPSLNHSAPQPTANGSCAASPAGPPGPPNAAPLGNNHTLGPGGGGGGASNGNVPYLQQNSLPHNCTATSHTSTSSAASSPSHADDAWRSQPRNNTSQGLLKGPGSHSAGPNGEPLSSSSSPHASLPSSGPGAPNQVGHSSGPCTASSSASSLSPTSPQTTPNHLSSPPHAATTSGAHTKDAAPSGSSNGTAPPTGAETTVAPPAGTPPGSDAAPAQGLTNHVQPRGTNPSTGLSQPGSPAAALSSDNPQLSALLKGKANSGRNDDNNNCSNPAATPERINNVHPGLHAKPSAEHSAASSSPQSATSSAKPCSAHPRATNSLSCLNSPSNDQAPKLNGKGPGDSRSPVKVEPLATASSGLAPLSSVSIYPSSSEVLKACRNLGKNGLSTSSILLDKCPPPRPPPSPSPVLPKDKLNPPTPSIYLENKRDAFFPPLHQFCTNAANPVTVIRGLAGALKLDLGLFSTKTLVDANPDHLVEVRTQLAQPTDENWDPSASRKMWRCESSRSHTTIVKYAQYQASSFQESLREESEKKKELEADAASPENAARRRKGPFKHLKFGTNIDLSDEKKWKLQLQELAKLPAFARVVSAGNLLSHVGHTILGMNTVQLYMKVPGSRTPGHQENNNFCSVNVNIGPGDCEWFAVPEPYWGTINDFCEKNNINFLMGSWWPNLEDLYEANVPVYRFIQRPGDLVWLNTGTVHWVQAIGWCNNIAWNVGPLTAHQYKLAVERYEWNKLQSVKSIVPMIHLSWNMARNIKVSDHKLFEMIKYCLLRTLKQVQMLRELLLSAGKEMVWHGRSRDEPAHYCSICEVEVFDLLFVTSESNSKKTYVVHCQDCARRGSANLDNFVVLEQYKTEDLMQVYDQFTLASPLPSSS; this is translated from the exons AATGCAGCCTTTTTATATGGCCTTGGAATGGTTTACTTCCATTACAATGCATTTCAATG GGCAATCAAGTCCTTCCAAGAGGTCCTGTACATAGACCCTGGTTTCTCCAGGTCCAAGGAAATCCATCTAAGACTGGGCCTCATGTTCAAAGTCAACACAGACTATGAGTCGAGCCTGAAG CATTTTCAGCTGGCTTTGATCGACTCCAACCTCTGCACTTTGTCCAAAGCTGAAA TCCAATTCCACATTGCTCATCTGTATGAAATTCag AAGAAATACAGAACGGCAAAGGAAGCCTATGAAAGTCTACTGCAGACTGAAAATCTCCCTGCACAGGTGAAAGCCACTACACTGCAACAACTTG GCTGGATGCATCACACCGTGGAGCAGCTCGGGGACAAAAGCAACAAGGACAGCTACGCCATCCAATGTCTGCAGAAGTCTTTAGAGGCCGACCCCAACTCGGGCCAGTCCTGGTACTTCCTCGGCAG GTGCTACTCTAGTATTGGGAAGGTCCAGGATGCCTTCATCTCCTACCGCCAGTCCATTGACAAGTCAGAGGCCAGCGCGGATACCTGGTGCTCCATAGG GGTGCTCTACCAGCAGCAGAACCAGCCCATGGACGCGCTGCAGGCCTACATCTGTGCTGTGCAGCTGGACCACAGCCACGCGGCCGCCTGGATGGACCTGGGCACGCTGTACGAATCTTGCGGCCAGTCGCACGACGCCATCAAGTGCTACATCAACGCCACGCGCAGCAAGGCCTGCCTCAACACCGCCGCGCTCACGCAGCGCATTAAGCTGCTGCAG GCTCAGTTGTGTAACCTACAGCCAGGTAGTCTGCAGAGTAAGAGTAAAATGCTTCCTAGTATTGAGGAGGCGTGGAGCCTGCCCATCCCCGCTGAGCTCACGTCCCGCCAGGGGGCCTTGAACACTGCACAGACGCAGCAG GCGTGTAAGACAGAGGGAGGCCAAGCCTCCAGCAGCCAGGTGGACTCACAAGCCAGCCTCGCCAAGAGGAAACGTACCGCCAGCCCAGCTAAG ggtgctgctgctgctgctgcagcagattCATGGGCTTCCAGCCCGGTCCACCAGCAGATTCCCAGCTGGTATCTTAAACCACAGAAGCTTCAG CTGCTGGATCAGCTGAGGTCCAACCGGGCCAGTCTCAAACCTCCACAGATGCAGATGCTGGAACAGCTGGAGAACCAATTCTCCCTCATGCAGCAAAATCAGCAGcag ATGCGTCAGCAGGCAACAACCGCAGCAGACGGTCAGAACCGGCCCACCCTCCCAAACGGCCCCCTCGCCGAGACCCCCCGACCCCTCGCCGGCCTCTCCCGCTACCCCTCCCTCAACCACTCGGCTCCCCAGCCCACGGCCAACGGTTCGTGTGCCGCGAGCCCCGCGgggcccccgggcccccccaATGCCGCTCCCCTGGGCAACAATCACACCCTGGgccccggaggaggaggcggaggcgcGAGCAACGGAAACGTGCCTTACCTGCAGCAGAACTCTCTACCTCACAACTGCACAGCCACCAGTCACACAAGCACCAGCAGCGCCGCCAGTAGTCCCAGTCACGCAGACGACGCCTGGAGGAGCCAGCCACGCAACAACACCTCTCAG GGGCTTCTTAAAGGTCCAGGTTCACATTCGGCGGGTCCCAATGGAGAGccgctctcttcctcctcctccccccacgcCTCGCTGCCCTCCTCCGGCCCCGGTGCACCCAATCAGGTTGGACATTCCTCCGGGCCCTGCACTGcctcctcctcggcctcctcgctgtcccccacctccccccagacCACGCCCAACCACCTGTCCTCGCCCCCCCACGCCGCCACTACCTCAGGGGCTCACACCAAAGACGCCGCGCCTTCAGGAAGCAGCAACGGCACCGCCCCGCCGACGGGGGCCGAGACCACCGTCGCGCCCCCCGCGGGGACGCCGCCGGGCTCCGACGCCGCCCCCGCGCAGGGATTGACTAATCACGTCCAGCCTCGGGGGACGAACCCGTCGACCGGCCTATCGCAGCCGGGCTCTCCTGCCGCCGCTCTCAGTTCCGACAATCCACAGCTCTCCGCCTTGCTCAAGGGGAAGGCTAACTCTGGCCGcaacgacgacaacaacaactgcagtaaCCCCGCCGCGACGCCGGAGAGGATCAACAACGTCCACCCGGGCCTCCACGCCAAGCCATCGGCCGAGCACTCGGCCGCCTCTTCCTCGCCGCAGTCAGCCACGTCCTCCGCCAAACCCTGCTCTGCACACCCCCGCGCCACCAACAGCCTCTCCTGCCTTAACAGCCCGTCCAATGACCAGGCGCCCAAGCTCAACGGCAAGGGCCCCGGCGACTCCAGGAGCCCAGTGAAGGTGGAACCTTTAGCCACGGCCTCCTCAGGCCTGGCTCCCTTATCCTCGGTTTCAATCTACCCCAGTTCCAGCGAGGTGCTGAAAGCGTGCAG GAACCTGGGGAAGAACGGCCTGTCCACCAGCAGCATCCTGCTGGACAAGTGTCCGCCCCCGcggccccccccctcgccctcccccgTGCTTCCCAAGGACAAGCTCAACCCGCCAACACCCAGCATCTAC CTGGAGAACAAGAGGGACGCCTTCTTCCCTCCTCTGCATCAGTTCTGCACCAACGCCGCCAACCCTGTCACCGTCATCAGAGGCCTGGCAGGGGCTCTCAAACTTG ACCTGGGCCTGTTCTCCACCAAGACGCTGGTGGACGCCAACCCGGACCacctggtggaggtgaggaCCCAGCTGGCTCAGCCCACCGACGAGAACTGGGACCCCAGCGCTAGCCGGAAGATGTGGCGCTGCGAGAGCAGCCGCTCCCACACCACCATCGTCAAATACGCGCAATACCAGGCCTCCTCCTTCCAGGAGTCGCTACGG gaggagagtgagaagaagaaggagttgGAAGCAGACGCGGCCTCTCCGGAGAA TGCTGCACGCAGACGAAAAGGGCCTTTCAAGCACCTCAAGTTCGGCACCAACATCGACCTTTCAGACGAGAAGAA GTGGAAGCTGCAGCTCCAGGAGCTGGCCAAGCTGCCGGCCTTCGCCCGCGTGGTGTCGGCAGGCAACCTGCTCAGCCACGTGGGGCACACCATCCTGGGCATGAACACGGTGCAGCTCTACATGAAGGTCCCCGGGAGCAGGACGCCAG GTCACCAAGAGAACAACAACTTCTGTTCGGTCAACGTCAACATCGGGCCCGGAGACTGCGAGTGGTTTGCCGTGCCTGAGCCATACTGGGGAACCATCAATGACTTCTGTGAAAA AAACAACATCAACTTCCTGATGGGCTCGTGGTGGCCCAACCTGGAGGACCTGTACGAGGCCAACGTGCCCGTGTACCGCTTCATCCAGCGGCCCGGGGACCTGGTGTGGCTCAACACGGGCACCGTGCACTGGGTCCAGGCCATCGGCTGGTGCAACAACATCGCCTGGAACGTCGGCCCCCTTACAG CACACCAGTACAAGCTGGCGGTGGAGCGCTACGAGTGGAACAAACTGCAGAGTGTCAAGTCCATCGTTCCCATGATCCACCTCTCCTGGAACATGGCCCGGAACATCAAAGTGTCGGACCACAAGCTCTTTGAGATGATCAA gtacTGTTTGCTGCGGACGCTGAAACAGGTTCAGATGCTCCGGGAGCTGCTGCTGTCTGCGGGGAAGGAGATGGTTTGGCACGGCCGGTCCAGGGACGAGCCGGCGCACTACTGCAGCATCTGTGAG GTGGAAGTGTTTGACCTGCTGTTTGTGACGAGCGAGAGCAACAGCAAGAAGACGTACGTGGTGCACTGCCAGGACTGCGCTCGCAGGGGCAGCGCCAACCTGGACAACTTTGTGGTGCTGGAGCAGTACAAGACAGAGGACCTCATGCAGGTCTACGACCAGTTCACACTG GCCAGTCCTCTGCCTTCGTCCTCCTGA
- the kdm6a gene encoding lysine-specific demethylase 6A isoform X8 gives MKSCGVSLSAAASAAARSLGAAGDEEKKMASGKANEIEEDFPKLTTQERESLAAIDSSLFGFQGLHEDGARTKALLLKAVSCYDAIILKAEGKVDPEMFCQLGHFNLLLEDYPKALSAYQRYYSLQTDYWKNAAFLYGLGMVYFHYNAFQWAIKSFQEVLYIDPGFSRSKEIHLRLGLMFKVNTDYESSLKHFQLALIDSNLCTLSKAEIQFHIAHLYEIQKKYRTAKEAYESLLQTENLPAQVKATTLQQLGWMHHTVEQLGDKSNKDSYAIQCLQKSLEADPNSGQSWYFLGRCYSSIGKVQDAFISYRQSIDKSEASADTWCSIGVLYQQQNQPMDALQAYICAVQLDHSHAAAWMDLGTLYESCGQSHDAIKCYINATRSKACLNTAALTQRIKLLQAQLCNLQPGSLQSKSKMLPSIEEAWSLPIPAELTSRQGALNTAQTQQACKTEGGQASSSQVDSQASLAKRKRTASPAKGAAAAAAADSWASSPVHQQIPSWYLKPQKLQLLDQLRSNRASLKPPQMQMLEQLENQFSLMQQNQQQMRQQATTAADGQNRPTLPNGPLAETPRPLAGLSRYPSLNHSAPQPTANGSCAASPAGPPGPPNAAPLGNNHTLGPGGGGGGASNGNVPYLQQNSLPHNCTATSHTSTSSAASSPSHADDAWRSQPRNNTSQGLLKGPGSHSAGPNGEPLSSSSSPHASLPSSGPGAPNQVGHSSGPCTASSSASSLSPTSPQTTPNHLSSPPHAATTSGAHTKDAAPSGSSNGTAPPTGAETTVAPPAGTPPGSDAAPAQGLTNHVQPRGTNPSTGLSQPGSPAAALSSDNPQLSALLKGKANSGRNDDNNNCSNPAATPERINNVHPGLHAKPSAEHSAASSSPQSATSSAKPCSAHPRATNSLSCLNSPSNDQAPKLNGKGPGDSRSPVKVEPLATASSGLAPLSSVSIYPSSSEVLKACRNLGKNGLSTSSILLDKCPPPRPPPSPSPVLPKDKLNPPTPSIYLENKRDAFFPPLHQFCTNAANPVTVIRGLAGALKLDLGLFSTKTLVDANPDHLVEVRTQLAQPTDENWDPSASRKMWRCESSRSHTTIVKYAQYQASSFQESLREESEKKKELEADAASPENAARRRKGPFKHLKFGTNIDLSDEKKWKLQLQELAKLPAFARVVSAGNLLSHVGHTILGMNTVQLYMKVPGSRTPGHQENNNFCSVNVNIGPGDCEWFAVPEPYWGTINDFCEKNNINFLMGSWWPNLEDLYEANVPVYRFIQRPGDLVWLNTGTVHWVQAIGWCNNIAWNVGPLTAHQYKLAVERYEWNKLQSVKSIVPMIHLSWNMARNIKVSDHKLFEMIK, from the exons AATGCAGCCTTTTTATATGGCCTTGGAATGGTTTACTTCCATTACAATGCATTTCAATG GGCAATCAAGTCCTTCCAAGAGGTCCTGTACATAGACCCTGGTTTCTCCAGGTCCAAGGAAATCCATCTAAGACTGGGCCTCATGTTCAAAGTCAACACAGACTATGAGTCGAGCCTGAAG CATTTTCAGCTGGCTTTGATCGACTCCAACCTCTGCACTTTGTCCAAAGCTGAAA TCCAATTCCACATTGCTCATCTGTATGAAATTCag AAGAAATACAGAACGGCAAAGGAAGCCTATGAAAGTCTACTGCAGACTGAAAATCTCCCTGCACAGGTGAAAGCCACTACACTGCAACAACTTG GCTGGATGCATCACACCGTGGAGCAGCTCGGGGACAAAAGCAACAAGGACAGCTACGCCATCCAATGTCTGCAGAAGTCTTTAGAGGCCGACCCCAACTCGGGCCAGTCCTGGTACTTCCTCGGCAG GTGCTACTCTAGTATTGGGAAGGTCCAGGATGCCTTCATCTCCTACCGCCAGTCCATTGACAAGTCAGAGGCCAGCGCGGATACCTGGTGCTCCATAGG GGTGCTCTACCAGCAGCAGAACCAGCCCATGGACGCGCTGCAGGCCTACATCTGTGCTGTGCAGCTGGACCACAGCCACGCGGCCGCCTGGATGGACCTGGGCACGCTGTACGAATCTTGCGGCCAGTCGCACGACGCCATCAAGTGCTACATCAACGCCACGCGCAGCAAGGCCTGCCTCAACACCGCCGCGCTCACGCAGCGCATTAAGCTGCTGCAG GCTCAGTTGTGTAACCTACAGCCAGGTAGTCTGCAGAGTAAGAGTAAAATGCTTCCTAGTATTGAGGAGGCGTGGAGCCTGCCCATCCCCGCTGAGCTCACGTCCCGCCAGGGGGCCTTGAACACTGCACAGACGCAGCAG GCGTGTAAGACAGAGGGAGGCCAAGCCTCCAGCAGCCAGGTGGACTCACAAGCCAGCCTCGCCAAGAGGAAACGTACCGCCAGCCCAGCTAAG ggtgctgctgctgctgctgcagcagattCATGGGCTTCCAGCCCGGTCCACCAGCAGATTCCCAGCTGGTATCTTAAACCACAGAAGCTTCAG CTGCTGGATCAGCTGAGGTCCAACCGGGCCAGTCTCAAACCTCCACAGATGCAGATGCTGGAACAGCTGGAGAACCAATTCTCCCTCATGCAGCAAAATCAGCAGcag ATGCGTCAGCAGGCAACAACCGCAGCAGACGGTCAGAACCGGCCCACCCTCCCAAACGGCCCCCTCGCCGAGACCCCCCGACCCCTCGCCGGCCTCTCCCGCTACCCCTCCCTCAACCACTCGGCTCCCCAGCCCACGGCCAACGGTTCGTGTGCCGCGAGCCCCGCGgggcccccgggcccccccaATGCCGCTCCCCTGGGCAACAATCACACCCTGGgccccggaggaggaggcggaggcgcGAGCAACGGAAACGTGCCTTACCTGCAGCAGAACTCTCTACCTCACAACTGCACAGCCACCAGTCACACAAGCACCAGCAGCGCCGCCAGTAGTCCCAGTCACGCAGACGACGCCTGGAGGAGCCAGCCACGCAACAACACCTCTCAG GGGCTTCTTAAAGGTCCAGGTTCACATTCGGCGGGTCCCAATGGAGAGccgctctcttcctcctcctccccccacgcCTCGCTGCCCTCCTCCGGCCCCGGTGCACCCAATCAGGTTGGACATTCCTCCGGGCCCTGCACTGcctcctcctcggcctcctcgctgtcccccacctccccccagacCACGCCCAACCACCTGTCCTCGCCCCCCCACGCCGCCACTACCTCAGGGGCTCACACCAAAGACGCCGCGCCTTCAGGAAGCAGCAACGGCACCGCCCCGCCGACGGGGGCCGAGACCACCGTCGCGCCCCCCGCGGGGACGCCGCCGGGCTCCGACGCCGCCCCCGCGCAGGGATTGACTAATCACGTCCAGCCTCGGGGGACGAACCCGTCGACCGGCCTATCGCAGCCGGGCTCTCCTGCCGCCGCTCTCAGTTCCGACAATCCACAGCTCTCCGCCTTGCTCAAGGGGAAGGCTAACTCTGGCCGcaacgacgacaacaacaactgcagtaaCCCCGCCGCGACGCCGGAGAGGATCAACAACGTCCACCCGGGCCTCCACGCCAAGCCATCGGCCGAGCACTCGGCCGCCTCTTCCTCGCCGCAGTCAGCCACGTCCTCCGCCAAACCCTGCTCTGCACACCCCCGCGCCACCAACAGCCTCTCCTGCCTTAACAGCCCGTCCAATGACCAGGCGCCCAAGCTCAACGGCAAGGGCCCCGGCGACTCCAGGAGCCCAGTGAAGGTGGAACCTTTAGCCACGGCCTCCTCAGGCCTGGCTCCCTTATCCTCGGTTTCAATCTACCCCAGTTCCAGCGAGGTGCTGAAAGCGTGCAG GAACCTGGGGAAGAACGGCCTGTCCACCAGCAGCATCCTGCTGGACAAGTGTCCGCCCCCGcggccccccccctcgccctcccccgTGCTTCCCAAGGACAAGCTCAACCCGCCAACACCCAGCATCTAC CTGGAGAACAAGAGGGACGCCTTCTTCCCTCCTCTGCATCAGTTCTGCACCAACGCCGCCAACCCTGTCACCGTCATCAGAGGCCTGGCAGGGGCTCTCAAACTTG ACCTGGGCCTGTTCTCCACCAAGACGCTGGTGGACGCCAACCCGGACCacctggtggaggtgaggaCCCAGCTGGCTCAGCCCACCGACGAGAACTGGGACCCCAGCGCTAGCCGGAAGATGTGGCGCTGCGAGAGCAGCCGCTCCCACACCACCATCGTCAAATACGCGCAATACCAGGCCTCCTCCTTCCAGGAGTCGCTACGG gaggagagtgagaagaagaaggagttgGAAGCAGACGCGGCCTCTCCGGAGAA TGCTGCACGCAGACGAAAAGGGCCTTTCAAGCACCTCAAGTTCGGCACCAACATCGACCTTTCAGACGAGAAGAA GTGGAAGCTGCAGCTCCAGGAGCTGGCCAAGCTGCCGGCCTTCGCCCGCGTGGTGTCGGCAGGCAACCTGCTCAGCCACGTGGGGCACACCATCCTGGGCATGAACACGGTGCAGCTCTACATGAAGGTCCCCGGGAGCAGGACGCCAG GTCACCAAGAGAACAACAACTTCTGTTCGGTCAACGTCAACATCGGGCCCGGAGACTGCGAGTGGTTTGCCGTGCCTGAGCCATACTGGGGAACCATCAATGACTTCTGTGAAAA AAACAACATCAACTTCCTGATGGGCTCGTGGTGGCCCAACCTGGAGGACCTGTACGAGGCCAACGTGCCCGTGTACCGCTTCATCCAGCGGCCCGGGGACCTGGTGTGGCTCAACACGGGCACCGTGCACTGGGTCCAGGCCATCGGCTGGTGCAACAACATCGCCTGGAACGTCGGCCCCCTTACAG CACACCAGTACAAGCTGGCGGTGGAGCGCTACGAGTGGAACAAACTGCAGAGTGTCAAGTCCATCGTTCCCATGATCCACCTCTCCTGGAACATGGCCCGGAACATCAAAGTGTCGGACCACAAGCTCTTTGAGATGATCAAGTGA